Proteins from one Chitinophaga oryzae genomic window:
- a CDS encoding cation:proton antiporter → MVHSLVLLMDTHLPLKDPVPIFSLVLFIILLAPIILRKFRIPSIIGLILAGMAIGEHGFGVIEKGSIDLFGKAGLLYIMFLAGLELDMTEFRKNRYRSMVFGGLTFFIPLALGFVVCTYVLHFNFKATLLVSSMFATHTLVAYPLASRLGITKNEAVTVAVGGTIITDTAVLLILAIITGAQAGNLNTYFWVKLGISLTIFALIILWLMPMLGRWFFKKIKDDKTSHFIFVLALVFAAAFLAELAGVEGIIGAFLAGLALNQLIPHTSPLMNRIEFVGNALFIPFFLISVGMLVDLRVLLKGPEALIIAGALTIMALSSKWFAAFFTQLIFKYSPTQRNVIFGLSSAHAAATIAVILIGFNMGIVDEHVLNGTVVLILITCLVGSFVTENAGRRLALQEAEQKPELPDQPERILVPVSNPEKIEALLDFAVMIKDAKVPTPIYPLAVVQDNEEARDKIHLTNKMMEKAVIHAAATESNVQVVTRIDLNVSDGIARAAKELMISDVILGWTDKTSTTDRLFGNIFGTTMDNVLQSVWETVYVCNFLHPLSTTKKMVLVLPPNTEYELGFLHYLQKMFLLAKQAGAKLLVFSNTRTKSVTEAFITQSKLSVEVTFKPFDTIEDFLILSREVTRDDLVVVVTARKGTLSYHAYLENIPAKVSRHFKDNNVILLYPEQTEIDYLEAGLQPDDLTLAPIQEQLANLNKLGKAFKRIFKGPKNKGS, encoded by the coding sequence ATGGTCCATAGCTTGGTTTTATTGATGGATACCCATCTGCCGCTGAAAGATCCGGTACCCATTTTCTCGCTGGTACTGTTCATTATTCTGCTGGCCCCGATTATTCTCCGCAAGTTCCGTATCCCCAGTATTATCGGGCTGATACTCGCCGGTATGGCTATCGGCGAGCATGGGTTTGGCGTGATTGAAAAAGGCAGTATCGATCTTTTTGGCAAGGCGGGCTTACTGTACATCATGTTTCTCGCCGGCCTGGAGCTGGATATGACGGAGTTCCGCAAGAACCGGTACCGCAGTATGGTGTTTGGAGGCCTGACCTTTTTTATTCCCCTGGCGCTGGGGTTTGTGGTGTGCACCTATGTGCTGCATTTTAACTTCAAGGCCACGCTGCTGGTATCCAGCATGTTCGCCACACATACGCTGGTAGCCTATCCGCTCGCCAGCAGGCTCGGTATCACCAAAAACGAAGCCGTGACCGTGGCCGTGGGCGGCACCATCATTACCGATACCGCCGTGCTGCTGATCCTGGCCATTATTACCGGGGCGCAGGCAGGCAACCTCAATACGTATTTCTGGGTGAAACTGGGCATTTCACTGACGATATTCGCGCTCATCATCCTCTGGCTGATGCCCATGCTGGGCCGCTGGTTTTTTAAGAAGATCAAGGACGATAAAACCTCCCACTTCATCTTTGTACTGGCCCTCGTGTTCGCCGCTGCCTTCCTTGCGGAACTGGCAGGCGTGGAAGGCATTATCGGCGCATTCCTCGCCGGCCTGGCCCTCAACCAGCTGATCCCGCATACTTCGCCGCTGATGAACCGTATCGAATTTGTGGGCAACGCCCTCTTTATCCCGTTCTTCCTCATCAGCGTGGGCATGCTGGTAGACCTCCGCGTATTGCTGAAAGGGCCTGAAGCGCTCATCATTGCCGGCGCCCTCACCATCATGGCCCTCAGCAGCAAATGGTTCGCCGCATTCTTTACGCAGCTGATCTTTAAATACAGCCCTACCCAACGGAACGTGATCTTCGGCCTCAGCAGCGCCCACGCTGCCGCCACCATCGCCGTGATCCTCATCGGTTTTAATATGGGCATCGTAGATGAACACGTGCTCAACGGCACCGTAGTGCTCATCCTCATTACCTGCCTGGTAGGCTCTTTCGTGACCGAAAACGCCGGCCGCCGCCTGGCCCTCCAGGAAGCAGAACAGAAGCCTGAACTGCCGGACCAGCCGGAACGTATACTGGTGCCCGTCTCCAACCCGGAAAAGATTGAAGCGCTGCTGGACTTCGCCGTCATGATCAAAGACGCAAAGGTGCCTACGCCCATCTATCCGCTGGCCGTGGTGCAGGACAACGAAGAAGCGCGCGACAAAATCCATCTCACCAACAAAATGATGGAAAAAGCCGTAATCCATGCAGCCGCCACAGAAAGCAATGTGCAGGTAGTCACCCGCATCGACCTCAACGTGTCCGATGGCATCGCCCGCGCCGCCAAAGAACTGATGATCAGCGACGTGATCCTGGGCTGGACAGACAAAACCAGCACCACCGACCGCCTCTTCGGAAATATCTTCGGTACCACCATGGACAACGTATTGCAGAGCGTATGGGAAACCGTATATGTGTGCAACTTCCTGCACCCGCTCAGCACCACCAAAAAAATGGTGCTCGTACTGCCGCCTAATACCGAATATGAACTGGGCTTCCTGCACTACCTGCAGAAAATGTTCCTGCTGGCCAAACAGGCCGGCGCCAAACTGCTGGTGTTTTCCAACACCCGGACGAAGTCGGTCACGGAAGCTTTCATCACCCAGTCCAAACTAAGCGTGGAAGTCACTTTCAAACCCTTCGACACCATCGAAGACTTCCTTATCCTCTCCCGTGAAGTGACCCGCGACGACCTGGTGGTAGTGGTGACGGCCCGCAAAGGCACCCTCTCCTATCATGCGTACCTGGAGAATATACCGGCGAAAGTAAGCCGTCATTTTAAAGACAATAATGTTATCCTGTTGTATCCGGAACAAACGGAAATTGATTACCTCGAAGCCGGACTGCAGCCAGACGACCTTACCCTCGCGCCGATACAGGAACAACTGGCCAATCTGAACAAACTCGGAAAAGCCTTCAAACGCATCTTCAAAGGGCCCAAAAACAAAGGGTCATAA
- a CDS encoding ATP-dependent Clp protease adaptor ClpS yields the protein MSERTNTQVFTEELEDVLVAEDEQFPFSLVVWNDDVNTFDWVIASLIEVCGHTHQQAEQCALIIHHNGKYAVKEGEYTKLRPMWEALVERGISATIEEMADS from the coding sequence ATGAGCGAAAGAACTAATACACAGGTATTTACGGAAGAACTGGAGGACGTGCTCGTAGCAGAAGACGAGCAGTTTCCCTTCAGCCTGGTCGTGTGGAATGATGATGTTAATACCTTCGATTGGGTGATCGCTTCCCTGATCGAAGTATGCGGCCATACCCACCAGCAGGCGGAGCAATGCGCCCTTATTATTCATCATAACGGTAAATATGCTGTAAAGGAAGGGGAATACACCAAGCTGCGCCCAATGTGGGAAGCGCTGGTAGAAAGAGGTATCAGCGCCACTATCGAAGAGATGGCGGACAGCTAA
- the aat gene encoding leucyl/phenylalanyl-tRNA--protein transferase, whose translation MPVFRLNKKQLLFPPVHLAEPDGLLAVGGDLSAERLLLAYRSGIFPWFDERPILWWSPDPRFVLFPADLKVSSSMKQVLRRNQFRITYNADFPAVIARCSRIPRPGQDSTWITDEMQEAYIRLHQAGYAMSVESWMDDELVGGLYGVKIGDCFFGESMFSDVSNASKAAFITFVQAYAHELKLIDCQVETEHLASLGAGFIPRDTFLELIQVP comes from the coding sequence ATGCCCGTTTTCCGTCTCAATAAAAAACAACTGCTTTTCCCTCCGGTACATCTCGCTGAGCCGGATGGCCTGCTGGCCGTGGGCGGCGACCTTTCCGCGGAGAGACTGCTGCTGGCATACCGCTCCGGTATTTTCCCCTGGTTCGACGAACGTCCTATTCTCTGGTGGAGCCCCGATCCCCGTTTCGTATTGTTTCCGGCCGACCTGAAAGTGTCTTCCAGCATGAAACAGGTGCTGCGCCGCAACCAGTTCCGTATTACCTACAATGCCGATTTTCCCGCTGTCATCGCCCGATGCAGCCGTATTCCCCGCCCCGGGCAGGACAGCACCTGGATCACCGATGAGATGCAGGAAGCCTATATCCGCCTGCATCAGGCAGGATACGCCATGTCCGTGGAAAGCTGGATGGATGACGAGCTCGTAGGCGGCCTCTATGGCGTCAAAATAGGAGACTGCTTCTTCGGTGAGTCCATGTTCTCTGATGTGAGCAACGCTTCCAAAGCGGCTTTTATCACTTTTGTACAGGCATACGCACATGAATTGAAGCTGATCGACTGCCAGGTGGAAACGGAACATCTCGCCTCGCTGGGAGCAGGTTTCATCCCGCGCGATACTTTCCTGGAACTGATACAAGTGCCCTGA
- a CDS encoding DinB family protein produces the protein MKKVLLSLAVVLFSGFILPPLHPAKHEDKSLLIQQLKDSKDQLLKSIAGLTDAQLEFKPAPDRWSVIDCVEHLTIIEKLMMDAEKKLVTQPANPQRKKDLKFTDEKLLQMIEDRSQKQQTPPMGMPKHSYAAPADAINAFVAQRDQLTDYVTNTNDQLREHITDDPNLGTVDAYQLLLFNAAHTMRHIKQIDEVKADPGFPK, from the coding sequence ATGAAAAAAGTGCTTTTATCTTTGGCCGTAGTACTGTTTTCGGGTTTTATCCTCCCGCCGCTGCATCCCGCAAAACATGAAGACAAATCCCTGTTGATCCAGCAACTCAAAGACTCTAAAGACCAGCTGCTGAAGAGCATCGCAGGGCTGACAGACGCCCAGCTGGAATTCAAACCGGCGCCCGACCGGTGGTCTGTCATCGATTGTGTGGAACATCTTACCATCATCGAAAAACTGATGATGGACGCGGAAAAAAAACTGGTGACCCAGCCTGCCAATCCCCAGCGTAAGAAAGACCTGAAATTTACCGATGAGAAATTGCTGCAGATGATTGAAGACCGCAGCCAGAAACAACAAACACCACCCATGGGCATGCCCAAACACAGTTATGCCGCGCCGGCGGACGCCATCAACGCTTTTGTGGCACAGCGTGACCAGCTGACAGACTACGTCACCAACACCAACGATCAGCTGCGGGAGCATATTACAGACGATCCCAACCTCGGTACAGTGGATGCCTACCAGCTGTTACTGTTTAATGCCGCCCATACGATGAGGCATATCAAACAGATCGACGAAGTGAAGGCTGACCCGGGTTTCCCTAAATAG
- a CDS encoding MFS transporter, with protein sequence MKLVIGDGLAAEVMTTLTSGAFLVAMALMLGASNLQIGVLSALPTFTNIFQLISIWLVRRSNNRRAVTVICTIVARIPLVVIGVIPLLFPGAASIHFLIVFLSCFYFFGSLAGPAWNAWIKDLVPESMLGSYFSRRGSYTQTLNVVLSLAAALGVDYIRRQYPQYELDTYYFLFLLAGAAGLTGAAILSRAPEPQMYMDKENVFRLLKRPLSDLNFVRLLVFNSAWVFAMNIAQPFFTVYMMKGMGLSLSSITVLTIISQLFGIFTIRIWGKFADRYSNKTIIAISAPLYIISLILWCFVGIYTKLYANIILLVIVHMLMGIANAGINLSITNIGLKLAPSKDAIVYLSAKNIITAVFSALGPIAGGVLADFFEHKSLRIDAQWQGEKSSLLLHLVALHEWNFLFLIAAVIALISLEMLMVVNETGEVEKNVVVRIMRSSIKNNLKDYYLIGNLVTLHDRFWGYILRRKPS encoded by the coding sequence ATGAAACTCGTTATCGGCGACGGCCTTGCGGCCGAAGTGATGACAACGCTTACCAGCGGCGCCTTCCTGGTCGCTATGGCCCTGATGTTAGGGGCCAGTAATCTACAAATCGGGGTGTTGTCGGCGTTGCCTACTTTCACCAATATTTTTCAGCTGATATCTATCTGGCTGGTAAGGCGCTCGAATAATCGTAGGGCCGTGACCGTTATCTGTACCATCGTGGCGAGGATACCGCTGGTGGTGATCGGGGTGATACCGCTGCTTTTTCCCGGCGCTGCCAGTATACATTTCCTGATCGTTTTCCTGTCGTGCTTTTATTTTTTCGGTTCGCTGGCCGGCCCCGCCTGGAACGCGTGGATAAAAGACCTGGTGCCGGAATCCATGCTGGGCAGTTATTTTTCGAGGAGGGGCAGTTATACCCAGACACTGAACGTGGTGCTGAGCCTGGCGGCGGCCCTGGGCGTGGATTATATCCGCAGGCAGTATCCGCAGTACGAGCTGGATACATATTATTTCCTGTTTTTGCTGGCCGGCGCTGCCGGTCTGACAGGGGCGGCCATCCTTTCCCGCGCGCCGGAGCCGCAGATGTATATGGACAAGGAGAATGTGTTCCGGCTGTTGAAGCGCCCGTTGTCAGACCTGAATTTTGTACGCCTCCTGGTATTCAACTCTGCCTGGGTGTTTGCCATGAATATCGCGCAGCCGTTTTTTACGGTATATATGATGAAGGGGATGGGGCTTTCGTTGTCTTCCATTACGGTGCTGACGATCATCAGCCAGCTGTTCGGTATTTTTACGATCCGTATCTGGGGCAAGTTTGCAGACCGTTACAGCAACAAGACCATTATCGCCATCAGTGCGCCGTTGTATATCATCAGCCTGATCCTATGGTGTTTTGTGGGCATTTATACAAAGCTATATGCCAATATCATCCTGCTGGTGATCGTGCATATGCTGATGGGTATTGCCAATGCAGGCATCAACCTGTCTATTACCAATATCGGTTTAAAGCTGGCACCTTCCAAAGACGCCATCGTTTACCTGTCTGCCAAAAATATTATTACTGCCGTGTTTTCTGCCCTGGGGCCGATAGCGGGCGGGGTGCTGGCGGACTTCTTCGAACATAAGTCACTTCGTATAGATGCGCAGTGGCAGGGGGAAAAGAGCAGCCTGTTGCTGCACCTGGTGGCGTTGCATGAATGGAACTTCCTGTTCCTCATAGCGGCAGTGATAGCGCTTATCTCGCTGGAGATGCTGATGGTGGTAAACGAGACCGGCGAGGTGGAAAAGAATGTAGTGGTGCGCATTATGCGCAGCAGCATCAAAAACAACCTGAAAGATTACTACCTGATAGGCAATCTCGTTACCCTGCACGACCGTTTCTGGGGATATATATTACGCCGTAAGCCGTCCTGA
- the mtaB gene encoding tRNA (N(6)-L-threonylcarbamoyladenosine(37)-C(2))-methylthiotransferase MtaB — protein sequence MSRLLEQDGFVKTDFENTADVYVINTCSVTDNADKECRQLVRRIQRRAPESMVVITGCYAQLKPEEIASIEGVDLVLGAAEKFNITEHLKSLTKGNSAKICSCDIEDVNTFHSSYSVNDRTRTFLKVQDGCDYSCTFCTIPMARGKSRSDSVASVVDNAIQLAASGVKEIVLTGVNLGDFGKGFTGGKKREETFYELIQELDKVEGIERYRISSIEPNLLTNEIIEFVANSRRFMPHFHIPLQSGNNEILGLMRRRYRRELYAEKVALIKQFMPHCAIGVDVIVGFPSESDAHFQDTCDFLHSLDVSYLHVFTYSERANTPALDIKPVVPVNVRHERNKQLRNLSHKKQQFFQEQHLSETRKVLFESHSKDGMMEGYTDNYIRVTTHFREEWVNQLVDWELR from the coding sequence TTGAGCAGGTTACTGGAACAGGATGGGTTTGTCAAGACGGATTTTGAGAATACAGCAGACGTGTATGTGATCAATACCTGCTCTGTGACCGATAATGCGGATAAAGAATGCCGGCAGCTGGTACGCCGTATTCAGCGCCGCGCGCCGGAGAGCATGGTGGTGATCACCGGCTGTTACGCTCAGCTCAAACCGGAGGAAATCGCTTCTATAGAAGGGGTGGACCTGGTACTGGGCGCCGCGGAGAAATTCAATATCACCGAGCACCTGAAATCACTCACCAAAGGCAACAGCGCTAAGATCTGCTCCTGCGACATCGAAGATGTCAATACTTTCCATTCCTCCTATTCTGTCAACGACCGTACCCGCACCTTCCTGAAAGTACAGGACGGCTGCGATTACAGCTGCACTTTCTGCACCATCCCCATGGCCAGAGGCAAAAGCCGCAGCGACAGTGTTGCCAGCGTGGTGGACAACGCCATCCAGCTGGCGGCCAGCGGCGTGAAGGAGATAGTGCTTACCGGCGTGAACCTCGGCGACTTCGGCAAAGGCTTCACCGGCGGCAAAAAAAGAGAAGAAACTTTTTACGAACTGATACAGGAACTGGATAAGGTGGAAGGTATTGAGCGTTACCGCATCTCCTCCATCGAGCCCAACCTGCTCACCAATGAGATCATTGAATTTGTGGCCAACAGCCGCCGGTTCATGCCTCATTTCCATATACCGCTGCAGAGCGGCAATAACGAGATACTGGGCCTCATGCGCCGCCGCTACCGCCGCGAACTGTATGCGGAAAAAGTGGCGCTGATCAAACAGTTCATGCCACACTGCGCCATCGGCGTAGACGTCATCGTAGGCTTCCCCTCCGAAAGCGACGCCCATTTCCAGGACACCTGCGACTTCCTCCACAGTCTCGACGTGTCTTACCTGCACGTATTCACTTACTCTGAACGCGCCAACACGCCCGCACTCGACATCAAACCCGTAGTGCCGGTCAATGTACGCCATGAACGCAACAAACAACTGCGTAACCTCAGCCACAAAAAACAACAGTTCTTCCAGGAACAACATCTCAGCGAAACCCGCAAGGTGCTGTTCGAAAGCCACAGCAAAGACGGCATGATGGAAGGTTATACCGATAACTATATCCGGGTAACTACCCACTTCCGCGAAGAATGGGTAAACCAGCTGGTGGACTGGGAGCTGCGGTAA
- a CDS encoding DUF4258 domain-containing protein — MRSLQKYLPVILLGILLFAGWHQEWWKGSDKKASAPITDKPVVTPSGRMAASVSEGLLNRQARLEYTKHAICRMDCRHVTREEVQEILSTGRINPEKSNPNDQPCPTYALEGYSHEGQHLRIVFAPCDPQHAKVITCIDLEKDWSCSCD, encoded by the coding sequence ATGAGATCATTGCAAAAGTACCTGCCCGTTATATTACTGGGAATATTATTGTTTGCCGGATGGCATCAGGAATGGTGGAAAGGAAGTGATAAAAAGGCTTCCGCACCCATTACAGACAAGCCTGTGGTAACACCTTCCGGCAGAATGGCTGCCAGTGTATCGGAAGGACTGCTGAACCGCCAGGCGCGTCTGGAATATACTAAACATGCCATTTGTCGGATGGATTGCCGCCATGTGACCCGGGAGGAGGTACAGGAAATCCTGTCCACCGGCAGGATCAACCCGGAAAAATCCAATCCTAATGACCAGCCATGCCCCACCTATGCCCTGGAAGGTTATTCCCATGAAGGGCAGCATCTGCGTATTGTATTTGCTCCCTGTGATCCTCAGCACGCTAAGGTGATCACCTGTATTGACCTGGAGAAAGACTGGAGCTGCAGCTGCGATTAA
- a CDS encoding lysophospholipid acyltransferase family protein — MNFLLKPLRVIYVVYAAIVFLSIMFLILPPIFLASLLGKEKGGNIIFYFLRFWAHVWFPAVGMRVTRKYDGGKEKDKEPCIYVVNHRSYLDAAIAVKVMRLPFRPLGKVEMAKIPAFGFIYKNSVVSVDRSNAAARARSVREMMSALKAGISILVFPEGTTNESNQPLRPFHNGAFRMAIEMQIPIKPVLYVDAGDRLPHTGPMHLNPGKCRVVFLPAIPVAGLTLDDINTLKQQTYDIMDRELRKYRHYPTLQPVG; from the coding sequence ATGAATTTTCTATTGAAACCGTTGCGTGTAATTTATGTTGTGTACGCCGCTATCGTTTTCTTGTCCATCATGTTCCTGATCCTGCCGCCAATTTTCCTGGCGTCTTTGCTAGGAAAGGAAAAAGGTGGAAATATCATCTTTTATTTTCTCCGCTTCTGGGCCCATGTGTGGTTTCCGGCGGTGGGAATGCGGGTTACCCGTAAATATGACGGTGGAAAAGAAAAAGATAAAGAGCCGTGTATCTATGTGGTGAATCACCGCTCCTACCTGGATGCGGCCATCGCGGTGAAAGTGATGCGGTTGCCTTTCCGGCCGCTGGGAAAAGTGGAAATGGCCAAAATTCCGGCTTTCGGTTTTATTTACAAAAACTCTGTGGTGTCCGTGGACCGTTCCAACGCGGCAGCCCGCGCCCGCAGCGTACGCGAGATGATGAGCGCCCTCAAAGCCGGCATCTCCATCCTCGTGTTCCCGGAAGGCACCACCAACGAGTCCAATCAGCCCCTGCGCCCGTTCCACAACGGCGCTTTCCGGATGGCTATTGAAATGCAGATACCTATTAAACCTGTTTTATACGTAGACGCCGGCGACCGGCTGCCGCATACCGGCCCGATGCATCTGAACCCCGGCAAATGCCGTGTGGTATTTCTGCCCGCCATCCCGGTGGCAGGGCTCACCCTCGATGATATCAACACCCTGAAACAACAGACCTATGATATCATGGACAGGGAGCTCAGGAAATACCGCCATTACCCAACATTGCAACCCGTAGGATGA
- the priA gene encoding replication restart helicase PriA, whose translation MKYADVILPLALPKNYTYAVPESMENALQPGSRVAVQLGKQKKYAGIVKAVHEQAPAYKTKPLLDMLDKDPVVYPTQLAFWSWIASYYMCSEGEVLNAALPAHLKLSSETLLLYNDAYGEDFTALDDDEYLIAEALHIRKELRIEEVQLILDKSEVYSVIKKLIEKKVCLIYEELKEVYREKKENFVQLHADYHNEEQLAALFNDMGRAPKQMELLLAYLHLQKTEGNVKQNDLLKKSGATTAQLKGLVDKNILWIEKRTVDRIRTSKVDAQIDFSLSPSQEVALQAIRRHFEEKQVTLLHGVTSSGKTQIYVKMMEECLASGRQVLYLLPEIALTAQIITRLQKHFGSSIAIYHSRFSNNERVEIWNKVKNGEVQIVLGARSSLLLPFRDLGLVILDEEHDASYKQQDPAPRYHARDAAIYYASLFKAKVLLGSATPALESYFNAQQGKYGLVELNERFGGIQMPAIEVVDIKQEMAEKTMDGNFTQALKTAITRSLAEKKQVILFQNRRGYAPFLLCTTCGWIPHCKQCDVSLTYHRNQDKLHCHYCGTRYPYVYTCEACGSQSLIPKSFGTEKIEDDLQQLFPEARIARMDVDSIRNKDSHNKMIRLLEEQEIDILVGTQMVVKGLDFDNVNLVGILSADSLLSYPDFRVNERAFQLMEQVSGRAGRKHGMGKVLIQASNTRHPVLHFVKEHDYKSMYEAEIAERQQFGYPPFFRVLKLTLRHKNQQVVEQAAQILAGWLQPHLGAQLVGPAAPLVARVRNNYLQEMLIKLPRDAKVIAHVKNVLREFFVHLLAEKRFRSVVIVPDVDCV comes from the coding sequence ATGAAGTACGCTGATGTAATACTGCCGCTGGCCCTTCCTAAAAATTACACTTATGCAGTCCCTGAAAGCATGGAAAATGCTTTACAGCCGGGAAGCCGCGTGGCAGTACAGCTGGGAAAACAAAAAAAATATGCAGGTATCGTAAAAGCGGTACACGAACAGGCGCCTGCCTATAAGACCAAGCCACTGCTGGATATGCTGGACAAAGATCCGGTCGTATATCCCACACAGTTAGCCTTCTGGTCATGGATAGCCAGCTACTATATGTGCAGCGAAGGAGAAGTACTCAATGCAGCCCTTCCCGCCCATCTGAAGCTGTCCAGCGAAACACTGCTGTTATATAATGACGCCTACGGCGAAGATTTTACCGCACTCGATGACGATGAATACCTCATCGCAGAAGCATTGCATATCCGCAAAGAGTTGCGCATCGAAGAAGTGCAGCTCATCCTCGATAAGTCGGAAGTATATTCCGTGATCAAAAAACTGATCGAGAAAAAAGTCTGCCTGATCTATGAAGAGCTGAAAGAAGTATACCGCGAAAAAAAGGAAAACTTCGTGCAGCTGCATGCAGACTACCATAACGAAGAACAGCTGGCGGCGCTTTTCAATGACATGGGCCGCGCCCCCAAACAAATGGAGCTGTTGCTGGCCTACCTCCACCTGCAGAAAACGGAAGGCAACGTAAAACAGAACGATCTGCTGAAAAAGTCCGGCGCTACTACTGCGCAACTGAAAGGGCTGGTAGACAAAAATATTCTCTGGATTGAGAAAAGGACGGTCGACAGGATCCGTACCAGTAAAGTAGACGCGCAGATCGACTTCAGCCTGAGTCCTTCGCAGGAAGTGGCTTTGCAGGCTATCCGCCGGCATTTTGAAGAAAAACAGGTCACCCTGTTGCATGGCGTAACCTCCAGCGGCAAAACACAGATATATGTGAAGATGATGGAAGAATGCCTGGCCTCCGGCCGGCAGGTGCTGTATCTGTTGCCTGAAATAGCGCTTACCGCGCAGATCATCACCCGGCTGCAGAAACATTTCGGCAGCAGCATCGCCATCTACCACTCCCGCTTCAGCAACAACGAACGGGTGGAGATATGGAACAAGGTAAAGAACGGTGAAGTACAGATCGTGCTGGGCGCCCGTTCCAGCCTGTTGCTGCCTTTCCGCGATCTCGGGCTGGTCATCCTCGATGAAGAACACGACGCTTCCTATAAACAACAGGACCCTGCGCCCCGCTATCACGCGCGCGATGCGGCCATCTATTACGCCAGCCTCTTTAAAGCCAAAGTGCTGCTGGGCTCCGCCACACCTGCGCTGGAATCCTATTTCAACGCCCAACAGGGCAAATACGGGCTGGTAGAGCTCAACGAACGTTTTGGCGGTATACAGATGCCTGCCATAGAAGTGGTGGACATCAAACAGGAGATGGCTGAAAAAACCATGGACGGCAATTTCACCCAGGCGCTAAAAACAGCGATCACCCGGAGCCTCGCGGAGAAAAAGCAGGTGATCCTGTTCCAGAACCGCCGCGGATATGCGCCTTTCCTGCTGTGTACCACCTGCGGCTGGATACCGCATTGCAAACAATGTGATGTATCGCTGACCTATCACCGTAACCAGGACAAGCTGCATTGCCACTATTGCGGCACCCGTTACCCTTACGTGTATACCTGCGAAGCCTGCGGTTCCCAATCGCTCATTCCGAAAAGTTTTGGTACCGAAAAAATAGAAGACGATCTGCAACAGCTGTTTCCCGAAGCGCGTATCGCCCGTATGGACGTGGATTCTATCCGCAACAAGGACAGCCATAATAAAATGATCCGGCTGCTGGAAGAGCAGGAGATCGATATCCTGGTAGGCACCCAGATGGTGGTGAAAGGACTGGATTTCGACAATGTGAACCTGGTGGGCATCCTCAGTGCCGATAGTTTATTGAGTTATCCGGATTTCCGGGTGAATGAGAGAGCTTTTCAGCTGATGGAGCAGGTGAGTGGCCGCGCCGGCCGTAAACACGGCATGGGCAAGGTATTGATACAGGCAAGCAATACAAGGCATCCTGTCCTGCATTTTGTAAAAGAGCACGACTATAAAAGCATGTACGAAGCGGAAATCGCCGAGCGGCAACAGTTTGGCTATCCGCCGTTTTTCCGGGTACTGAAACTGACGTTGCGCCACAAGAACCAGCAGGTAGTAGAGCAGGCGGCGCAGATACTGGCCGGCTGGCTGCAACCGCATCTCGGGGCGCAACTGGTAGGACCGGCCGCCCCGCTGGTGGCCAGGGTCCGGAACAATTACCTGCAGGAGATGCTCATTAAGCTGCCGCGCGACGCTAAAGTGATCGCTCACGTGAAAAATGTGCTGCGCGAGTTTTTCGTACACCTGCTGGCGGAGAAACGTTTCCGTTCGGTGGTCATTGTGCCGGACGTGGATTGCGTATAA
- a CDS encoding NAD(P)H-binding protein → MKTAIVIGATGLTGTHLVAALLQDHYFSKVKVLVRQPWAHQHAGLESIIVDFDDEQSLSAAIEGDVFFSCIGTTIKKAGTQENFRAVDYGITTRCAAIARRKDIPQFLMISSIGANPKSSNFYLRTKGQTEEAILAMEFVGTYIFRPSFLIGQRNEFRFGEWLGKYLIQLFYFLLQGRWKKYRGIKAATVAHAMVRVAKQFDPGIHIFESDAIQNLGI, encoded by the coding sequence ATGAAAACTGCTATCGTCATCGGTGCAACAGGACTTACCGGTACTCACCTCGTAGCTGCGCTGTTGCAGGACCACTATTTCAGTAAGGTAAAGGTGCTGGTACGGCAGCCCTGGGCCCATCAGCACGCGGGGCTGGAAAGCATTATCGTTGACTTCGATGACGAGCAAAGCCTGTCAGCCGCCATAGAAGGAGATGTGTTTTTTTCCTGTATCGGCACCACCATCAAAAAAGCCGGCACCCAGGAAAACTTCCGCGCTGTGGACTACGGCATCACCACCCGGTGCGCCGCTATCGCCCGCCGCAAAGACATCCCGCAGTTCCTCATGATCTCTTCCATCGGCGCCAATCCCAAATCTTCCAATTTCTACCTGCGCACCAAAGGACAAACGGAAGAAGCCATACTGGCCATGGAATTTGTCGGCACCTATATTTTCCGCCCCTCCTTCCTCATCGGCCAGCGCAACGAGTTCCGCTTCGGTGAGTGGCTGGGTAAGTATCTTATCCAGTTGTTCTACTTCCTGCTGCAGGGCCGCTGGAAAAAATACAGGGGCATCAAAGCCGCTACCGTAGCCCATGCCATGGTCAGGGTCGCCAAACAGTTCGATCCCGGCATTCACATCTTTGAATCAGATGCCATACAAAATTTAGGAATTTAG